In Treponema primitia ZAS-2, a genomic segment contains:
- a CDS encoding OmpA family protein, with the protein MMIIFTGKSAATITMRRIVFWKFTLFTVFLLIPAILAIPEEAGAVHLSQEIQGPYSLVERSDWSRYDNGKYTGHVYREVRASIIPQRLPYPAGSFANGAGNAPANGDRAGAVFQYRGNFFVMEETLRDMRQSARAVDMVIPASFRIDRDRGLLIENDRGFPAFRNFPVFPPDAIRPGSKWTARGHRAVDPLNEGKPVVIPLVAEYEYRGVEEYRNVPVHRIFAKYASRYEGQSSFNDIEEGQSLIQKSNFNVQGAHNVDILLRVSDGVPLLIRDNLDETFSWPNGSTLRFRGFTLTFGDGLIPLDREAIIIAANTVKQTLPPDTGIDMSSVPEGVKLTVKDIRFAPDSDEMLVSERPRLDIIARVLKETPDRTFLVEGHTAAVGRPAGEMELSVQRAKRMVDELVSRGIPADRFIYKGWGGTMPIGDNTNEEGRRLNRRVEITILE; encoded by the coding sequence ATGATGATAATTTTTACTGGAAAAAGTGCCGCTACTATAACTATGCGGAGAATTGTGTTCTGGAAATTCACTCTTTTTACGGTATTTTTGCTCATTCCGGCCATTCTTGCCATCCCAGAGGAGGCCGGGGCAGTACACTTGTCCCAGGAAATCCAGGGGCCTTACTCGTTAGTTGAGCGATCCGACTGGTCCCGGTATGATAACGGAAAATATACCGGGCACGTGTATAGGGAGGTCCGGGCGTCAATAATTCCCCAGCGGCTCCCCTATCCCGCCGGAAGTTTTGCCAATGGCGCCGGAAATGCGCCTGCCAATGGGGACAGAGCTGGGGCGGTGTTTCAATATCGCGGCAACTTTTTTGTTATGGAAGAAACCCTGCGGGATATGCGCCAAAGCGCCCGCGCGGTGGACATGGTGATCCCCGCAAGTTTCCGCATAGACAGGGACAGAGGTCTGCTCATTGAAAACGATCGAGGCTTTCCTGCTTTCCGCAATTTCCCTGTTTTCCCCCCCGATGCGATACGGCCCGGCTCGAAATGGACTGCTCGGGGACACCGGGCGGTGGATCCCCTGAATGAGGGAAAACCTGTGGTGATACCTTTGGTGGCGGAGTATGAATACCGGGGAGTCGAGGAATACCGGAATGTTCCGGTGCACCGGATTTTTGCAAAATATGCTTCCCGGTACGAGGGACAGAGCTCGTTCAATGATATTGAAGAGGGACAGAGCTTAATTCAAAAGAGCAATTTTAATGTTCAAGGCGCCCATAATGTGGATATCCTTCTCCGTGTTTCTGACGGCGTCCCCCTGCTAATACGGGATAACCTGGATGAGACTTTTTCCTGGCCCAATGGTTCGACCCTGCGCTTCCGGGGGTTCACGTTGACCTTTGGCGATGGGCTTATTCCTTTGGATCGGGAGGCGATTATTATTGCTGCTAACACGGTTAAGCAGACTCTTCCCCCAGATACCGGTATTGATATGAGCTCTGTCCCCGAAGGGGTCAAACTTACTGTTAAGGACATCCGCTTTGCACCGGATTCGGATGAAATGCTCGTTTCCGAACGCCCAAGGCTGGACATTATCGCCAGGGTATTAAAGGAAACCCCGGATCGGACCTTCCTGGTAGAAGGGCATACCGCCGCAGTAGGGCGGCCTGCTGGGGAAATGGAGCTTTCGGTGCAGCGGGCCAAGCGTATGGTTGATGAATTGGTGAGCCGGGGGATACCTGCGGATCGATTTATCTATAAAGGCTGGGGCGGGACCATGCCCATAGGGGATAATACAAACGAGGAAGGCCGCAGGCTCAACCGCCGGGTAGAGATTACTATTCTGGAATGA
- a CDS encoding PspA/IM30 family protein, which translates to MENPVVPTEFPADDLRGMGAVDAKEYIFHYITTLKLTEKKREECSTEYEKWAARVSLAQSRGAQDLAPQAQAEADKMQAQRDALDAEIAGLKGQIQRMRDQLPGLAARERSVDPDLLEQELLIALGLTPGEELKPGLERQFEEAEADAALEALKAKMKRDETP; encoded by the coding sequence ATGGAAAATCCCGTAGTTCCAACTGAATTTCCTGCGGATGACCTGCGCGGCATGGGCGCCGTTGATGCTAAGGAATATATCTTCCACTATATTACCACGTTAAAGCTTACGGAGAAAAAGCGGGAAGAATGTTCCACAGAATATGAAAAATGGGCTGCCCGGGTGAGCCTTGCCCAATCCAGGGGCGCCCAGGATTTAGCCCCGCAAGCCCAGGCCGAGGCGGATAAAATGCAGGCCCAGCGGGATGCCCTGGATGCAGAGATTGCCGGGTTGAAGGGGCAGATACAGCGGATGCGGGATCAGCTCCCCGGCCTTGCGGCACGGGAACGGAGTGTTGATCCGGATCTGCTTGAACAGGAACTACTGATTGCCCTGGGCCTTACCCCGGGGGAAGAACTGAAACCGGGGCTTGAGCGCCAGTTTGAGGAGGCGGAAGCCGATGCGGCCCTGGAGGCCCTGAAGGCTAAGATGAAACGGGACGAAACGCCGTAA
- a CDS encoding NYN domain-containing protein → MMDSRVKDFLRIGIFYDGYYFYKVSNYYKYEHERKSRISITGLHEFIRHEIAGLTGIKDKRFCQIIDAHYFKGRPYARDLGEKVQSERVFDDILMRENIVSHYLPLRYNGDSSSMQEKGIDVWLALEAYELAIYKKFDILVLVAGDGDYVPLVRKLTTLGTQVMLISWDFSYYNENGVITETKTSRQLLEEVFYPISMHEYINNNDNEIIDNLFVLEKPIAAPRIIPKNDQQKTASENTDEEQYSTICSLRDGFGFIRDDRNNNIFFHYSTLTNIDFDELTTGMKVKYYTEGDAERSKKEEAPRYRACKVTVMDE, encoded by the coding sequence ATGATGGATAGCAGGGTGAAGGATTTTTTAAGAATAGGTATATTTTACGATGGTTATTATTTCTACAAGGTAAGTAATTATTACAAATATGAGCATGAAAGAAAATCCAGGATAAGCATTACCGGATTACATGAATTTATCCGCCACGAAATAGCCGGCCTTACGGGTATAAAAGATAAACGGTTTTGTCAGATTATAGACGCCCATTATTTTAAGGGCCGCCCCTATGCCAGGGATTTGGGAGAGAAGGTACAAAGTGAGCGGGTGTTTGATGATATACTCATGCGGGAAAATATTGTAAGCCATTATTTGCCCCTGCGCTACAATGGGGACAGCAGTTCTATGCAGGAAAAGGGAATTGATGTCTGGCTTGCGTTAGAAGCGTATGAATTGGCAATATATAAAAAATTTGATATCCTGGTATTGGTAGCTGGTGACGGCGATTATGTTCCCTTGGTGCGAAAGCTTACCACCCTTGGCACACAGGTGATGCTCATCAGTTGGGATTTTTCTTACTACAACGAAAACGGGGTCATCACAGAAACTAAGACATCCCGGCAATTATTGGAAGAAGTTTTTTATCCCATATCAATGCACGAATATATTAACAATAATGATAATGAAATTATTGACAATTTATTTGTTCTTGAAAAACCAATTGCAGCTCCCAGGATTATACCAAAAAATGACCAGCAAAAAACGGCATCTGAAAATACAGACGAAGAACAATACTCAACAATTTGCAGCCTTAGAGACGGATTCGGTTTTATACGAGACGATCGGAATAATAATATTTTTTTCCACTACAGCACCCTGACCAATATAGACTTTGACGAGCTTACAACCGGTATGAAAGTAAAATATTATACCGAGGGGGATGCGGAACGCAGTAAAAAAGAAGAGGCCCCCCGGTATAGAGCCTGTAAAGTTACGGTCATGGACGAATAA
- a CDS encoding Gfo/Idh/MocA family protein translates to MINGTLGIDHPIRWGMVGGGKDSFIGYIHRSAALRDRSFAILAGAFARDSTRCRDFGVSIGVDASRCYGDYKTLFSEESKRKDGIEAVTIATPNNTHYEISKAALEAGLHVICEKPLCFKTEEAEELAALAEKKGLIYGVTYGYSGYQMIHQASAMVARGDLGKIRLVNMQFAYGSFNTNAVEEANAYARWRLDPTIAGPSFVIGDIGTHCLFLSETIAPELKLEKLLCTSQTFVKTRQLEDNAYVLLQYKGGAAGMLWVSSVNCGCTHGQKIRVIGEKASIEWWDEHPNQLRYEIEGEPVRILDRGAGYLYSEALAEDRIVGGHPEGLFESWSNLYRRYAIAIDAAARKDTAFLKSHWYPDVKAGVRGVRFVNACVQSAEAGSAWVQY, encoded by the coding sequence ATGATTAATGGAACCCTTGGTATTGATCACCCCATCCGTTGGGGTATGGTTGGGGGTGGGAAGGACAGTTTTATTGGGTACATCCACCGTTCAGCGGCGCTGCGGGATCGCAGTTTTGCTATACTGGCCGGGGCCTTTGCCAGGGATAGTACACGGTGCAGGGATTTTGGCGTTTCCATAGGGGTTGATGCCAGCCGCTGTTACGGGGATTACAAAACCTTGTTTTCCGAAGAATCAAAACGCAAGGACGGGATTGAGGCGGTCACCATCGCTACTCCCAATAATACCCATTATGAAATATCCAAGGCAGCCCTGGAGGCAGGGCTCCATGTAATCTGCGAAAAGCCCCTGTGTTTTAAAACCGAAGAGGCGGAGGAACTGGCTGCCCTGGCGGAGAAAAAGGGCCTAATCTACGGGGTTACCTACGGGTATTCGGGGTACCAGATGATACACCAGGCGAGCGCCATGGTAGCCAGGGGGGATCTGGGGAAAATACGCCTGGTAAACATGCAGTTTGCCTACGGGTCCTTTAACACCAATGCGGTGGAAGAGGCCAATGCCTATGCCCGGTGGCGGCTTGACCCCACAATCGCCGGTCCAAGCTTTGTCATCGGCGATATAGGCACCCATTGCCTGTTCCTCAGCGAAACTATCGCGCCGGAATTGAAATTAGAAAAACTGCTCTGTACCAGCCAGACCTTTGTAAAAACCAGGCAGCTTGAAGACAACGCCTATGTGCTGCTGCAATACAAGGGGGGCGCCGCGGGGATGCTCTGGGTTTCCTCGGTGAACTGCGGCTGTACCCATGGGCAGAAAATACGGGTAATCGGCGAAAAGGCCAGCATAGAATGGTGGGACGAGCATCCCAACCAGCTCAGGTATGAAATTGAAGGGGAGCCTGTGCGTATCCTCGACCGGGGCGCAGGCTACCTGTACAGCGAAGCACTGGCAGAGGACCGTATCGTCGGCGGGCACCCGGAAGGCCTTTTTGAATCCTGGTCAAACCTGTATCGCCGCTACGCCATTGCTATAGACGCCGCAGCCCGCAAGGATACTGCTTTTCTTAAAAGCCACTGGTATCCTGATGTAAAGGCCGGTGTGCGGGGGGTACGTTTTGTGAATGCCTGTGTACAGTCTGCGGAGGCAGGATCGGCCTGGGTACAGTACTAA
- a CDS encoding energy transducer TonB: MNNTRHPINNTAVTRMIIFFVVAGIHILLILFFAIKVDAAIILTEQPVMVMKLTDVREEEPAPPPPPPPPSQPEQVEITQNSLEAVAETMIETDEEPDQTVIAGAVPQLTGYPGGTGSAAEDYLPMHKVSVAPVFSEMEIKQRLVYPQIALRSKIEGIVYLELFVDRSGQVRQITVLRETPANRGFGEAAVKAFEGIQGKPAEANGAAVAVRYRYPVRFAIRG, from the coding sequence ATGAATAATACGAGACACCCCATCAATAACACTGCTGTTACCCGGATGATCATTTTTTTTGTTGTTGCGGGTATCCACATCCTTCTTATCCTCTTCTTTGCCATCAAGGTTGACGCCGCCATTATCTTGACTGAGCAGCCTGTGATGGTAATGAAACTAACGGATGTTCGGGAAGAAGAGCCTGCTCCACCTCCGCCACCCCCGCCGCCCTCTCAACCGGAGCAGGTGGAAATTACCCAGAACAGTCTTGAGGCTGTTGCGGAAACCATGATCGAAACCGATGAGGAACCGGATCAAACTGTAATTGCCGGGGCCGTTCCCCAACTCACCGGGTACCCAGGCGGTACAGGTTCCGCCGCTGAGGACTACCTTCCCATGCACAAGGTATCCGTGGCGCCGGTTTTTTCTGAAATGGAAATAAAACAGCGTCTGGTATACCCCCAAATAGCCTTGAGGTCAAAAATCGAAGGCATAGTTTATCTGGAACTTTTTGTGGATCGCAGCGGCCAGGTCCGGCAGATAACGGTACTGCGGGAGACTCCGGCGAACCGGGGCTTCGGTGAGGCGGCGGTGAAAGCATTCGAGGGGATACAGGGAAAGCCCGCAGAGGCTAACGGTGCAGCGGTAGCTGTACGATACCGCTATCCGGTGCGTTTTGCCATAAGGGGATGA
- a CDS encoding ExbD/TolR family protein, producing MKLRRERKKFIVPMNSMSDVAFLLLVFIMLLSLINYRREVKIDYPEAAAAKRTSAEKNLEIWVDKAGAVYLDGLPSDLGAIEIAITDIYQDAPDTRVHVIADRDTSFRDVNRVLQTLQLLQYRVVSFVVKDE from the coding sequence ATGAAGCTCAGGAGGGAGCGGAAAAAATTTATTGTCCCCATGAATTCCATGTCCGATGTAGCCTTCCTCCTTTTAGTATTCATTATGCTGTTATCCCTGATCAACTACCGCAGGGAAGTTAAGATCGATTACCCCGAGGCGGCGGCGGCCAAAAGAACCAGCGCCGAAAAGAATCTGGAAATCTGGGTGGACAAAGCAGGCGCCGTATATCTGGACGGCCTACCGAGCGATCTCGGCGCCATTGAGATAGCCATCACAGATATTTACCAGGACGCCCCGGACACACGGGTCCACGTTATAGCCGACAGGGACACCTCTTTTCGGGATGTAAACAGAGTACTCCAGACACTTCAGCTCCTCCAGTACCGGGTGGTAAGTTTTGTGGTGAAGGATGAATAA
- a CDS encoding ExbD/TolR family protein: MKLNRRKRRGFEDTSASSDIAFLLIIYFIVIAGFNVNKGFLINLPAKDSTRLILKDDLLRFELDRSGILLFRGEAMDHSTAEREIRNAVASRPNLAVILTVDGSAPWQQVVSFVELAQRLEVESFSFTMKNPEGGST, translated from the coding sequence ATGAAACTGAACCGAAGGAAGCGGCGTGGATTTGAAGACACCAGCGCCTCAAGCGACATAGCTTTTCTGCTGATCATCTATTTTATCGTTATCGCAGGGTTCAATGTCAACAAGGGGTTTCTGATAAACCTTCCTGCAAAGGACTCCACCAGGCTCATCCTGAAGGATGACCTGCTGCGCTTTGAACTTGACCGGTCCGGAATTCTTCTCTTCCGTGGAGAAGCTATGGATCACAGTACAGCGGAACGGGAGATACGGAACGCTGTAGCCTCCCGGCCCAACCTGGCGGTGATCCTCACTGTGGACGGCAGCGCGCCTTGGCAGCAGGTAGTCTCCTTTGTAGAATTGGCCCAAAGGCTGGAAGTAGAATCCTTCTCCTTTACCATGAAAAATCCCGAAGGGGGTTCCACATGA
- a CDS encoding MotA/TolQ/ExbB proton channel family protein, with the protein MWPLLAFSVATTAIALERVFYLAYHNLRLDDLEEQVGQYMRNNDLDGARQYLSGLTKRRMGARILLVLVNSSKLSEHRIEKAVETEAATCINSLENGFNFLTALGSLSPLTGFLGTVSGMIGAFKSIAEATEVNAQIVANGIYEALITTVFGLIIAIIAMIAHSVFSHIVDKFTADVEKSCSDLITELVTSTES; encoded by the coding sequence ATGTGGCCCCTGCTCGCCTTCTCGGTGGCCACCACCGCCATCGCCCTGGAACGGGTTTTCTATTTGGCCTATCACAATCTCAGGCTGGACGACCTTGAAGAACAGGTGGGGCAATATATGAGGAACAATGATCTGGACGGAGCCCGGCAGTACCTTTCAGGCCTGACCAAACGCCGCATGGGAGCGCGGATACTCCTGGTACTGGTCAATAGCTCCAAACTGTCAGAACACCGCATCGAAAAGGCGGTGGAAACCGAGGCTGCTACCTGCATCAATTCCCTGGAAAACGGCTTTAACTTTCTCACCGCCCTGGGTTCCCTGTCCCCCCTGACAGGCTTTCTGGGAACCGTATCGGGGATGATCGGAGCCTTCAAGTCCATCGCCGAGGCTACGGAGGTGAACGCCCAGATTGTGGCTAACGGTATCTACGAGGCTCTGATCACCACCGTGTTCGGCCTGATCATCGCCATCATCGCCATGATCGCCCACTCCGTCTTTTCTCATATCGTGGACAAATTCACCGCAGATGTGGAGAAAAGCTGTTCCGACCTTATCACAGAACTGGTCACTTCCACAGAATCATGA
- the radC gene encoding RadC family protein: MDHSIYPYTIPTADELPAPIPKGGEKLPLAEDPGYRGFQKLSPRLLPQDMRPRERLIAQGPGALEDQELLAILLNTGIQGKNVSILARELLERLDQDKGIPSIKELCQLTGLGETKASAIAAMLEFGRRRWGPSGTRIKHPSDIFNTVRHYADRRQERFICLSLNGAHELLAVRIVTLGLVNRTIVHPREVFADPILDRASAIGVAHNHPSGQLKPSIEDGEITAQLVNAAKILGLRFLDHVIFTATGYFSYREEGLLKG; this comes from the coding sequence ATGGACCATTCTATCTATCCCTATACCATACCCACCGCTGATGAACTCCCGGCGCCGATCCCCAAGGGGGGCGAAAAGCTCCCCCTGGCGGAGGACCCGGGATACCGGGGCTTCCAGAAACTCAGTCCCCGTTTACTTCCCCAGGATATGCGGCCCCGGGAGCGGCTGATCGCCCAAGGACCCGGCGCCCTGGAGGATCAGGAATTGCTGGCTATACTCCTGAATACGGGAATCCAGGGCAAAAATGTCAGCATCCTGGCCAGGGAACTGTTGGAGCGGCTGGATCAGGACAAGGGCATCCCCTCCATTAAGGAGCTTTGCCAGCTAACCGGGCTGGGGGAAACCAAGGCGTCTGCCATTGCGGCCATGCTGGAATTCGGCAGGCGGCGCTGGGGGCCCTCGGGGACCCGGATCAAGCACCCATCGGATATCTTCAATACGGTTCGCCACTACGCTGACCGCCGACAGGAACGGTTTATCTGCCTGTCCCTGAACGGTGCCCACGAACTCCTGGCAGTGCGGATCGTAACCCTGGGCCTGGTTAACCGGACTATTGTGCACCCCCGGGAGGTATTCGCCGACCCTATCCTGGACAGGGCCTCTGCCATTGGGGTCGCCCACAACCACCCCTCGGGGCAATTGAAGCCATCAATTGAGGATGGAGAGATCACCGCCCAGTTAGTCAATGCGGCGAAAATCCTGGGACTCCGTTTTCTGGATCATGTAATTTTTACCGCAACCGGTTATTTCAGTTACCGGGAAGAAGGACTCCTGAAGGGTTAA
- a CDS encoding aldo/keto reductase: MQYRTYGKNGFKVSLFGMGCMRLPRIVLPGTTEAQVDKEKAIEMIQYAADHGVNYFDTAFGYHNGTSESVLGEALEGGGRREAVKVVTKQPFGVMKTQDDIRRNLENTLKKLRTDHIDVYLIHNIQKSAWEEIKKRKIIEEYEKFRSEGLIRGIGYSYHGQLPTFKEVLSYYSWDMCQIQQNLLDVDHEATEEAIKLAGEKGCGLVIMEPLRGGNLAIPPAPVQAIYEEYPVKRSAVEWAFRHVINYPQVSTILSGVTTLEQLKNNIEIFSKPESTPNCLTPEEKEILTRVKVKYESLAAIPCTGCEYCLPCPQGVKIPDVFARYNEGTMFGSFYGAKRGYFFLTKGKADASFCVACKECEAKCPQHLEIPKQLETAHAALSGWIE; this comes from the coding sequence ATGCAGTACAGGACGTATGGTAAAAACGGTTTTAAGGTATCACTCTTTGGCATGGGCTGTATGAGGCTCCCCCGGATTGTGCTCCCGGGAACTACAGAAGCCCAGGTGGACAAAGAAAAGGCCATTGAGATGATCCAGTATGCGGCGGATCATGGGGTTAACTATTTCGACACCGCCTTCGGCTACCACAATGGGACCAGCGAATCCGTACTCGGCGAAGCCCTGGAAGGGGGCGGCCGCCGGGAAGCGGTTAAAGTTGTTACCAAGCAGCCTTTTGGGGTGATGAAAACCCAGGATGATATACGCCGGAACCTGGAAAATACCCTCAAGAAGCTTCGTACCGATCATATTGACGTATATCTCATTCATAATATCCAAAAATCAGCCTGGGAAGAGATTAAAAAGAGGAAAATCATTGAAGAATACGAAAAATTCCGTTCCGAAGGGCTGATCCGGGGGATTGGGTATTCCTATCATGGGCAACTGCCTACCTTTAAGGAGGTTCTTTCCTATTACTCCTGGGACATGTGCCAGATCCAGCAGAACCTGCTGGACGTAGACCACGAGGCAACCGAGGAGGCTATCAAGCTTGCAGGGGAAAAGGGCTGCGGCCTGGTCATCATGGAACCCCTTCGGGGGGGCAACCTGGCCATCCCTCCGGCCCCGGTCCAAGCAATCTACGAAGAATACCCGGTAAAACGGAGCGCTGTGGAATGGGCCTTCCGCCACGTGATAAATTATCCCCAGGTCAGCACTATCCTGAGCGGGGTTACCACCCTGGAACAGCTCAAGAATAATATCGAAATTTTCTCCAAGCCCGAATCGACGCCGAATTGCCTTACCCCGGAGGAAAAGGAAATCCTCACCCGGGTAAAGGTCAAATACGAGTCCCTGGCGGCCATCCCCTGTACAGGCTGCGAATATTGCCTACCCTGCCCTCAGGGGGTCAAGATTCCGGATGTCTTTGCCCGGTACAATGAGGGGACCATGTTCGGCTCCTTCTACGGTGCCAAACGGGGCTACTTCTTTCTTACCAAGGGAAAGGCTGATGCCTCCTTCTGTGTTGCCTGCAAGGAGTGCGAGGCCAAATGCCCCCAGCATCTTGAAATTCCCAAACAGCTGGAAACCGCCCATGCGGCCCTCAGCGGCTGGATTGAATAG
- a CDS encoding inner membrane CreD family protein: MWLLPMGQDTHVSISSDWSSPSFQGSFLPGTSTITDADFSALWGISYLSRDIPLFLKEYNKDYEYTDALFGVNFFRTVDTYALNTRAVKYAILFLLVSFLTLFLLEIFTKKRIHPVPYLLSGIGNAVFYLLLLSLSEQIPFYTAYFIAALGVTIMVTLYSRSLLPSWKKSWYMGLVVTISYVLLYAVLNTESYALLIGSIGSFVVVALIMFLTRKLDWYRE; the protein is encoded by the coding sequence ATATGGCTGCTGCCCATGGGGCAGGATACCCATGTAAGCATTTCCTCCGATTGGTCTTCCCCTTCCTTTCAGGGTTCCTTCCTACCCGGCACATCAACCATCACGGATGCGGATTTTTCGGCGCTTTGGGGTATCAGTTATTTGAGCCGTGATATTCCCCTGTTTCTTAAGGAATATAACAAGGATTATGAGTATACCGATGCCTTATTCGGGGTGAATTTTTTCAGAACCGTGGATACCTATGCCTTGAATACCCGAGCAGTGAAGTATGCCATTCTTTTTTTACTGGTTTCCTTTCTGACACTTTTTCTGCTTGAAATATTCACTAAAAAACGTATTCACCCGGTCCCCTACCTGCTTTCCGGCATTGGCAACGCGGTGTTTTATTTACTGCTCCTTTCCCTGTCGGAACAAATCCCCTTTTATACCGCGTACTTTATTGCCGCTCTGGGGGTAACCATCATGGTGACCCTCTATTCCCGGTCCCTGCTGCCGTCCTGGAAAAAAAGCTGGTACATGGGCCTGGTGGTAACCATATCATACGTGCTGCTCTATGCGGTATTGAATACAGAATCCTATGCCCTGCTTATCGGGTCCATAGGCAGTTTCGTGGTGGTTGCACTGATCATGTTCCTTACCCGGAAACTTGACTGGTACAGGGAATAA
- a CDS encoding tRNA dihydrouridine synthase, with amino-acid sequence MAELSHRALRELIEGFGGCDEYFTEMISAGALIGGGPFESWYIDGGPCPEKLVYQLVGADPGHLAAATALLDRLECRGIDINMGCSAPAITRTGAGVRWMASMDAASAMIDKVRAATRRRLSVKLRIGLEDNFDYLVEFCRRLEACGVELITLHPRTAKEKFKRRARWEYVGQLRDALGIPVAGNGDIANSEDLVRRAASGCCDAVMAGRAAVRQPWLFAQARAAQGEAAKEVKTAPGTELGEAAKRVTVTNPGETPGFKTVPGTLLEETGLRFLELLARYQPPEFHLSRARRFFNYFCDNLKWGNYVKNLLGREADLAGIGKAWTGYFAEHEGEP; translated from the coding sequence TTGGCGGAATTAAGTCATCGGGCCCTGCGGGAACTGATAGAAGGCTTCGGTGGCTGCGACGAATATTTCACTGAGATGATCAGCGCCGGGGCTCTAATCGGCGGCGGCCCCTTTGAATCCTGGTATATTGACGGCGGCCCCTGCCCGGAAAAACTGGTCTACCAACTGGTAGGCGCCGATCCCGGCCACCTGGCAGCAGCCACAGCCCTCCTGGACCGGCTTGAATGCCGGGGCATCGACATCAACATGGGCTGCTCAGCCCCGGCCATCACCCGCACCGGCGCCGGGGTCCGCTGGATGGCGTCCATGGACGCCGCCTCCGCCATGATAGACAAAGTCCGGGCCGCAACCCGGCGGCGGCTCAGCGTCAAACTGCGTATAGGCCTGGAAGACAACTTCGACTACCTGGTGGAGTTCTGCCGCCGCCTGGAAGCCTGCGGGGTGGAGCTTATCACCCTGCACCCCCGCACTGCCAAAGAAAAATTTAAGCGCCGGGCCCGCTGGGAATATGTGGGCCAACTCCGGGACGCCCTGGGCATCCCCGTGGCGGGCAATGGAGACATAGCCAATTCGGAAGACCTGGTCCGCCGTGCCGCCTCAGGCTGCTGCGATGCGGTCATGGCCGGCCGGGCGGCAGTGCGGCAGCCCTGGCTTTTCGCCCAGGCCAGGGCAGCCCAGGGGGAAGCGGCGAAAGAAGTGAAAACGGCGCCGGGCACCGAGCTGGGAGAGGCGGCGAAAAGGGTGACTGTCACCAATCCGGGAGAGACGCCGGGTTTCAAAACGGTGCCTGGCACCCTTTTAGAGGAAACCGGGCTGCGGTTTCTGGAGTTGTTGGCCCGGTACCAGCCGCCGGAGTTTCACCTGAGCCGGGCGCGGCGCTTTTTCAACTACTTTTGCGATAATCTCAAGTGGGGCAATTATGTGAAGAATCTGCTGGGACGGGAGGCGGATCTGGCGGGTATAGGGAAGGCATGGACGGGGTACTTTGCGGAGCATGAGGGGGAGCCGTGA
- a CDS encoding response regulator — protein MIAKGDMPSMNEKAPEGQKPEGGSFRVLIVDDSMFIAKQLGQIFTSEGFEVAGTAADGAQGVEKYKEMHPTIDLVTMDITMPVMDGVSALEKILEFDKNACVIMVSALGKEDVVKKCLLMGAKSYIVKPLDRKKVLERVISVLKR, from the coding sequence ATGATAGCAAAAGGTGATATGCCCAGCATGAATGAGAAAGCTCCCGAGGGGCAAAAACCCGAAGGTGGGTCTTTTCGGGTTCTCATAGTCGATGATTCCATGTTTATCGCAAAACAACTTGGTCAAATTTTTACATCCGAGGGCTTTGAGGTTGCGGGAACCGCCGCTGATGGTGCTCAGGGTGTTGAAAAGTACAAGGAAATGCATCCAACCATTGATTTGGTTACCATGGATATCACGATGCCTGTAATGGACGGGGTGTCGGCGTTGGAAAAGATACTGGAATTTGACAAAAACGCCTGTGTCATTATGGTCAGCGCCCTGGGAAAAGAGGATGTGGTCAAAAAATGTCTGCTCATGGGCGCAAAGAGCTACATCGTGAAGCCCCTGGACCGGAAAAAGGTTCTGGAACGGGTTATTTCAGTCTTGAAACGTTAA